A region of Sulfitobacter faviae DNA encodes the following proteins:
- a CDS encoding YdcH family protein: MALNAHLDTLKRKHQAMSEAVETAQRAPGMDDLKVASMKKEKLRLKEEISRLSS; this comes from the coding sequence ATGGCTTTGAACGCACATCTGGACACCCTGAAGCGCAAGCATCAGGCGATGAGTGAGGCGGTGGAAACCGCGCAACGCGCCCCCGGTATGGACGATTTGAAAGTGGCTTCCATGAAAAAGGAAAAACTGCGTTTGAAAGAGGAGATTAGCCGCCTGTCGAGCTGA
- a CDS encoding acetyl-CoA C-acetyltransferase, with translation MTNVVIASAARTAVGSFGGAFANTPAHDLGAAVLKELVARAGVDPSEVSETILGQVLTAAQGQNPARQAHINAGLPKESAAWGINQVCGSGLRAVALAAQHIQLGDANIVAAGGQENMTLSPHAQNLRAGQKMGDLQFIDTMIRDGLWDAFNGYHMGQTAENVAEKWQISRDQQDEFAVASQNKAEAAQKAGKFADEIVPFTIKTRKGETVVDQDEYIRHGANIEAMQKLRPAFTKDGSVTAANASGINDGAAGALLMSADEAEKRGIQPLARIASYAAAGLDPSIMGVGPVYASRKALEKAGWSPEDLDLVEANEAFAAQACAVNKEMGWDPEIVNVNGGAIAIGHPIGASGARVLNTLLFEMQRRDAKKGLATLCIGGGMGVAMCLERP, from the coding sequence ATGACCAATGTCGTCATCGCATCCGCCGCCCGGACCGCCGTGGGCAGTTTCGGCGGAGCGTTCGCCAATACGCCCGCCCATGACCTTGGTGCCGCCGTTCTGAAAGAGCTGGTGGCCCGCGCCGGGGTGGACCCGTCCGAAGTCTCCGAGACCATTCTGGGGCAGGTGCTGACCGCCGCCCAAGGTCAGAACCCGGCGCGTCAGGCGCATATCAACGCAGGGCTGCCGAAAGAGAGCGCGGCTTGGGGCATCAACCAGGTCTGCGGCTCGGGCCTGCGCGCCGTGGCGTTGGCGGCCCAGCATATCCAACTGGGTGACGCGAATATCGTGGCCGCTGGCGGGCAAGAGAACATGACCCTCAGCCCCCATGCGCAGAACCTCCGCGCGGGCCAGAAAATGGGCGATCTGCAGTTCATCGACACGATGATCCGCGACGGCCTGTGGGATGCGTTCAACGGCTACCACATGGGCCAAACCGCCGAGAACGTGGCCGAGAAATGGCAGATCAGCCGCGACCAGCAAGACGAATTCGCCGTCGCCTCGCAGAACAAGGCCGAAGCCGCGCAGAAGGCTGGCAAATTCGCCGATGAGATCGTTCCCTTCACCATCAAGACCCGCAAGGGCGAGACGGTTGTCGATCAGGACGAATACATCCGCCACGGCGCCAATATCGAAGCGATGCAGAAGCTGCGCCCGGCCTTCACCAAGGACGGCTCCGTCACCGCGGCCAATGCCTCGGGCATCAACGACGGTGCGGCGGGTGCACTGCTGATGAGCGCGGATGAGGCCGAAAAGCGCGGCATTCAGCCGCTCGCGCGGATCGCCTCCTATGCCGCCGCCGGTCTCGACCCGTCGATCATGGGCGTTGGCCCCGTCTATGCCTCGCGCAAAGCGCTGGAGAAAGCCGGTTGGTCGCCCGAAGACCTCGATCTGGTGGAAGCCAACGAAGCCTTCGCCGCGCAGGCCTGCGCCGTGAACAAGGAGATGGGCTGGGATCCGGAAATCGTGAACGTCAACGGCGGTGCCATCGCCATTGGCCACCCGATTGGTGCCTCGGGCGCGCGGGTGCTCAACACCCTGCTGTTCGAAATGCAGCGCCGTGACGCCAAGAAAGGTTTGGCGACGCTGTGTATCGGCGGCGGTATGGGTGTTGCCATGTGCCTAGAGCGCCCCTAA
- a CDS encoding EAL domain-containing protein, protein MQRDAATLEMVREAVAHRQTLLAFQPVMLASNPTNVAFHEGLIRLLDPTGRVIPAKDFMPAIEDTDTGRQVDVLALRLGLNALHHHPGLRLSINMSARSIGYQEWTRVLRHWLARDATLGERLILEITESSAMMVPELVTSFMNQLQPHGICFAMDDFGAGQTAIRYFKDFYFDVLKLDGQFIRGIATNPDNRALTAALMSIATHFDMLTVAECVENAADAAVLTEMGVDCLQGYHFAAPTTRPPWLNFDRVRATG, encoded by the coding sequence ATGCAGCGCGATGCCGCAACGCTTGAAATGGTGCGCGAGGCCGTGGCCCATCGCCAAACGCTGCTGGCGTTCCAGCCCGTCATGCTGGCCAGCAATCCGACAAATGTTGCCTTTCACGAGGGGCTGATCCGCCTGCTTGATCCCACGGGCCGCGTGATTCCGGCCAAGGATTTCATGCCCGCGATCGAGGACACGGATACCGGGCGGCAGGTGGATGTTCTGGCCCTGCGTCTTGGGCTGAACGCGCTGCACCACCATCCCGGCCTGCGGCTGTCGATCAATATGTCCGCCCGCTCCATCGGGTATCAGGAATGGACTCGCGTCTTGCGCCACTGGCTGGCCCGCGATGCCACCTTGGGCGAACGGCTGATCCTTGAGATCACGGAAAGCTCGGCCATGATGGTGCCGGAACTGGTGACAAGCTTCATGAACCAATTGCAGCCCCACGGCATCTGCTTTGCCATGGATGATTTCGGGGCGGGGCAAACGGCGATCCGCTATTTCAAGGATTTCTACTTTGATGTCCTGAAGCTTGATGGGCAGTTCATCCGCGGCATCGCCACCAACCCCGACAACCGTGCCCTGACCGCCGCGCTGATGTCCATCGCCACGCATTTCGACATGTTAACCGTGGCCGAATGCGTCGAGAACGCCGCCGATGCGGCGGTGCTGACCGAGATGGGCGTCGACTGCCTGCAAGGCTACCACTTCGCCGCGCCAACCACCCGGCCCCCGTGGCTGAATTTCGACCGGGTGCGCGCCACCGGCTAA
- a CDS encoding DNA-3-methyladenine glycosylase I: MQRCDWAGDDPIYQAYHDTEWGVPEYDSRALWEKLILDGFQAGLSWITILKKRDNFRAAFAGFDPHQIAEWGEADVLRLLGDPGIIRHRGKIEAAITNARAWQELEVREGFDAFMWRYVDGKPLQNRFATQAEVPPKTALSEQVSKDLKKAGFKFCGPTITYAWMEACGLVNDHILTCHRHAPCAAMAR, translated from the coding sequence ATGCAGCGCTGTGACTGGGCCGGGGATGACCCGATTTACCAAGCTTACCATGACACCGAATGGGGCGTGCCCGAATACGACAGCCGCGCGCTTTGGGAGAAGCTGATCCTTGACGGGTTTCAGGCGGGGCTGAGCTGGATCACGATCCTTAAAAAACGCGATAATTTCCGTGCGGCCTTTGCCGGGTTCGATCCACACCAGATTGCTGAATGGGGCGAGGCGGATGTGCTGCGCCTGCTGGGTGATCCGGGCATCATCCGCCACCGGGGCAAGATCGAGGCCGCCATCACCAACGCCCGCGCATGGCAGGAGTTGGAGGTGCGCGAGGGGTTCGACGCCTTCATGTGGCGCTATGTTGATGGCAAACCGCTGCAAAACCGCTTTGCCACACAGGCCGAGGTGCCGCCGAAGACCGCCTTGTCCGAGCAGGTGAGCAAAGACCTGAAGAAAGCCGGTTTCAAATTCTGCGGGCCGACGATCACCTATGCCTGGATGGAGGCCTGCGGGCTGGTGAACGATCATATCCTGACCTGTCACCGCCACGCGCCCTGTGCTGCGATGGCACGGTAG
- the rpsD gene encoding 30S ribosomal protein S4 — protein MTKRTAAKHKLDRRMGENIWGRPKSPVNRREYGPGQHGQRRKGKMSDFGIQLRAKQKLKGYYGDLTEKQFRRIFGEAERVKGDTGENLIGLLERRLDAVVYRAKFVPTVFAARQFVNHGHVKVNGRKVNIPSYRVKEGDVIEVRDRSKQLTSVLEAVQLPERDVPDYLECDHSKMTATFVRTPSLGDVPYPVVMEPNLVVEFYAKN, from the coding sequence GTGACAAAACGCACAGCTGCCAAGCACAAACTAGACCGCCGTATGGGCGAAAACATCTGGGGTCGTCCGAAGTCCCCGGTGAACCGTCGTGAATACGGCCCCGGCCAGCACGGCCAGCGCCGCAAGGGCAAAATGTCGGACTTCGGCATTCAGCTGCGTGCCAAGCAGAAGCTCAAAGGCTACTACGGCGACCTGACCGAGAAGCAGTTCCGTCGCATCTTCGGCGAAGCCGAGCGCGTCAAGGGCGACACCGGTGAAAACCTGATCGGCCTGCTGGAGCGCCGTCTGGACGCCGTTGTTTACCGCGCCAAATTCGTGCCGACCGTTTTCGCCGCACGCCAGTTCGTGAACCACGGCCACGTCAAAGTGAACGGCCGCAAGGTCAACATCCCCTCCTACCGCGTGAAAGAGGGTGACGTGATCGAAGTGCGTGACCGTTCCAAGCAGCTGACCTCGGTTCTCGAAGCCGTGCAACTGCCCGAGCGTGACGTGCCGGACTACCTTGAGTGCGACCACTCAAAAATGACCGCGACTTTCGTGCGCACACCGAGCCTCGGCGACGTGCCGTATCCGGTTGTGATGGAGCCGAACCTCGTCGTGGAATTCTACGCGAAGAACTAA
- the hisC gene encoding histidinol-phosphate transaminase: protein MTQIAPQPGIMEIDLYQGGAAHVAGLENVVKLSSNENPLGPSPAAVEAYRRAAYDLHRYPSSDHSALRAAIAEVLDLDAERIICGAGSDEIIAFLCQAYAGPGTEVVHTEHGFAMYRISALAAGATPVEVPERERVTDVDAILAACTEATRLVFIANPNNPTGTMIGLAELERLAEALPPQALLVLDGAYAEYVEGYDGGAALVDRRDNVVMTRTFSKLYGLGGLRIGWGYGPGHVIDVLNRVRGPFNLSQAALNAAEAAMRDRAYTDHCRAENARWRTWLADALAEIGVPSDVSLANFVLARFANQAEAEACDDYLKTQGLIVRRVAGYNLPNCLRITVGDESACRRVVHAVRQFKGGN, encoded by the coding sequence ATGACACAGATCGCACCGCAACCGGGCATTATGGAGATCGACCTTTATCAAGGGGGTGCGGCGCATGTCGCGGGCCTTGAGAATGTGGTCAAGCTCAGCTCGAACGAGAACCCGCTAGGGCCCAGCCCCGCCGCCGTCGAAGCCTATCGCCGCGCGGCCTATGACCTGCATCGCTACCCATCCTCCGACCATAGCGCCCTGCGCGCCGCCATTGCCGAGGTTCTGGACCTCGATGCCGAGCGGATCATCTGCGGCGCGGGCTCGGATGAGATCATCGCCTTCCTCTGCCAAGCCTATGCCGGCCCGGGCACCGAGGTGGTGCACACCGAGCACGGCTTTGCCATGTACCGCATCTCGGCCCTCGCCGCGGGCGCGACGCCCGTCGAGGTGCCCGAGCGTGAGCGGGTGACCGATGTCGATGCCATCCTCGCCGCCTGCACCGAGGCGACGCGGCTGGTGTTCATCGCCAACCCCAACAACCCCACCGGCACGATGATCGGTCTGGCCGAGCTTGAACGTCTGGCCGAGGCGCTGCCGCCGCAGGCGCTTCTGGTGCTCGACGGGGCCTATGCCGAATATGTCGAGGGCTATGACGGTGGTGCCGCACTTGTCGACCGGCGCGACAATGTGGTGATGACGCGCACTTTCTCCAAGCTCTATGGGCTGGGCGGGCTGCGCATTGGCTGGGGTTATGGGCCGGGCCATGTGATCGACGTGCTGAACCGGGTACGCGGCCCGTTCAACCTGTCGCAGGCCGCGCTCAACGCCGCCGAGGCGGCGATGCGTGACCGCGCCTATACCGACCATTGCCGCGCCGAGAACGCCCGCTGGCGCACCTGGCTGGCCGATGCGCTGGCCGAGATCGGCGTGCCCTCGGACGTCTCGCTCGCCAATTTCGTGCTGGCCCGCTTCGCCAATCAGGCGGAGGCCGAGGCCTGCGACGACTACCTCAAGACCCAAGGGCTGATCGTGCGCCGGGTGGCGGGCTACAACCTGCCCAACTGTCTGCGCATCACCGTGGGCGATGAGAGCGCCTGCCGCCGCGTCGTCCATGCCGTGCGGCAGTTCAAAGGGGGTAACTGA
- a CDS encoding prephenate/arogenate dehydrogenase family protein, which produces MAQVYDRVALIGLGLIASSLFWAMKRGGLAGEVTGYARSDETRATAREIGLCDRVCDSAAEAVAGADLVVLCVPVGVMGAVAAEIAPHLAPGATVTDVGSVKADVIAQVGPYLPDGVHFIPGHPLAGTEHSGPRSGFAELFDNRWCLLVPVEGTDKDAIARLRALWEGAGANVEEMDAEHHDLVLAVTSHAPHLIAYTMVGVADDLRRVTDSEVIKYSAAGFRDFTRIAASDPTMWRDVFLTNKDATLEILGRFTEELFALQRAIRTGDGDHLHAYFTRTRAIRRGIIEAGQDTDAPDFGRGAPKS; this is translated from the coding sequence ATGGCGCAGGTCTATGACAGGGTCGCCCTGATCGGGTTGGGGCTGATCGCCTCCTCGCTGTTCTGGGCGATGAAGCGCGGCGGTCTGGCGGGCGAAGTCACTGGCTATGCCCGCAGCGACGAGACCCGCGCCACGGCGCGTGAAATCGGGCTTTGCGACCGGGTCTGCGACAGTGCTGCTGAGGCCGTCGCGGGCGCCGATCTGGTGGTGCTCTGCGTGCCGGTGGGCGTCATGGGCGCCGTGGCCGCCGAGATCGCACCGCATTTGGCGCCGGGTGCCACGGTGACGGATGTGGGTTCGGTCAAGGCCGACGTGATCGCGCAGGTCGGGCCGTATCTGCCCGACGGTGTGCACTTCATCCCCGGCCACCCGCTGGCGGGGACCGAGCATTCCGGCCCGCGCAGCGGCTTTGCCGAGCTCTTCGACAACCGCTGGTGCCTGCTGGTCCCCGTGGAAGGCACCGACAAGGACGCCATCGCGCGGCTCCGCGCGCTCTGGGAAGGGGCGGGCGCCAATGTTGAGGAGATGGACGCCGAGCATCACGATCTGGTGCTGGCCGTCACCTCCCACGCGCCGCACCTCATCGCCTATACGATGGTGGGCGTGGCCGACGATCTGCGCCGGGTGACCGACAGCGAGGTGATCAAGTATTCCGCCGCCGGTTTCCGCGACTTCACCCGGATCGCGGCAAGTGACCCGACAATGTGGCGCGATGTCTTTCTGACCAACAAGGACGCGACGCTGGAAATCCTTGGCCGTTTCACCGAAGAGCTTTTCGCCCTGCAACGCGCCATTCGGACCGGCGACGGCGATCATCTGCACGCCTATTTCACCCGCACCCGCGCGATCCGGCGCGGCATTATCGAGGCGGGGCAGGATACCGACGCGCCCGATTTTGGCCGGGGCGCGCCCAAGTCGTGA
- a CDS encoding extensin family protein, whose translation MTGWAVLPLIMLGQIALAAGPDSSERPVARQQGDSLRVSVAPGGAIAPPERDPVARAAAEGGQGMKASLRPTLRSAKVEQAARARQRMLAKGAVCGDLAIQGKRVGRVAGRINGCGIEDAVKVRSVSGIRLSTAAVMDCTTAKALNTWVRQSAVPALAGQGGGLKELKVAAHYACRTRNNRKGGKISEHGKGRAIDISGFELADGSTISLLKGWRARRSSAALRRMHRGACGPFGTVLGPEADRFHQDHFHFDTARYRSGSYCR comes from the coding sequence GTGACGGGCTGGGCTGTCCTGCCGCTGATCATGCTGGGGCAAATTGCCCTGGCTGCGGGGCCGGACAGTTCTGAGCGGCCCGTGGCGCGTCAGCAGGGGGATAGCTTGCGGGTGAGCGTCGCCCCCGGCGGCGCGATCGCCCCGCCCGAACGTGATCCCGTCGCCCGTGCCGCCGCCGAGGGCGGGCAGGGGATGAAAGCATCGCTCCGTCCCACCCTGCGCAGCGCCAAGGTCGAACAGGCCGCCCGTGCTCGCCAGCGGATGTTGGCCAAGGGCGCGGTCTGCGGTGATCTGGCAATTCAGGGCAAGCGGGTAGGCCGGGTGGCGGGCCGGATCAACGGTTGCGGGATTGAGGATGCGGTCAAAGTCCGCTCGGTCTCGGGCATCCGGCTTAGCACCGCGGCGGTGATGGATTGCACCACGGCAAAGGCGCTGAACACATGGGTGCGCCAATCGGCGGTGCCTGCTTTGGCGGGGCAGGGCGGCGGGCTGAAGGAGCTCAAGGTCGCCGCGCATTACGCCTGTCGGACGCGGAACAACCGCAAGGGCGGTAAGATTTCCGAACATGGCAAGGGCCGCGCGATCGACATTTCCGGGTTTGAACTGGCGGACGGCAGCACGATCAGCCTGCTGAAGGGCTGGCGCGCGCGGCGCAGCAGCGCGGCTTTGCGCCGGATGCATCGGGGTGCCTGCGGGCCGTTTGGCACGGTGCTGGGGCCAGAGGCGGACCGCTTTCACCAAGACCACTTTCACTTCGACACGGCGCGCTATCGCAGTGGTAGCTACTGCCGCTAA
- a CDS encoding DUF2125 domain-containing protein, which yields MRKLVWLLIVLAALWGAWWAAATTQMQSTLTRLLDTRRAAGWEVTLKEIDKAGFPLSLQNRLSGFAVADPARGLAFEAPQLDLSAPVWWPGDLSARAPVAVADLPAGALPLTLKMRDLRADLELHPGTSLQLEAMALRSTHLEVDGPDGLLLEAEEPRMRIAQSGSAARDYAIALLPGGITPGPLLRKVLGDGAGQPGGQPILSARMAVTFARPLDRHSAMAGTLPQIDALTVENVDAAWGEVALGAEGALTFDPAGIPDGVLSLRVTNWTKLLDAGERAGFLPPSMRGQVDTMLRLLEARGGTPGGLDLDLIFTDGQMMLAGIPLGPAPRLIQP from the coding sequence ATGCGGAAATTGGTTTGGCTGCTGATTGTGCTCGCCGCACTTTGGGGTGCGTGGTGGGCTGCCGCCACGACGCAGATGCAAAGCACCCTGACCCGCCTGCTCGACACCCGCCGCGCGGCGGGTTGGGAGGTGACGCTCAAAGAGATCGACAAAGCGGGCTTTCCCCTGTCCTTGCAAAACCGGCTGAGCGGGTTTGCCGTGGCAGACCCGGCCCGCGGTCTGGCATTCGAAGCCCCGCAGCTTGATCTCTCCGCCCCGGTCTGGTGGCCCGGAGATCTCTCCGCCCGCGCGCCCGTTGCAGTTGCAGACCTGCCCGCAGGCGCCCTACCCCTAACGCTAAAGATGCGCGACCTGCGCGCCGATCTGGAACTGCATCCCGGCACCTCGCTTCAGCTGGAGGCGATGGCGCTTCGCAGCACGCATCTTGAGGTCGACGGCCCCGACGGGCTGCTGCTGGAGGCCGAAGAGCCGCGGATGCGGATCGCGCAATCGGGCAGTGCGGCGCGGGATTATGCCATCGCGCTGCTGCCCGGCGGCATCACCCCCGGCCCCTTGCTACGCAAGGTTTTGGGCGATGGCGCGGGCCAGCCCGGTGGGCAGCCGATCCTCTCGGCGCGGATGGCCGTAACCTTTGCCCGCCCGCTGGACCGGCACAGCGCGATGGCAGGCACCCTGCCGCAGATCGACGCGCTGACGGTTGAGAATGTGGATGCCGCTTGGGGCGAGGTGGCTTTGGGCGCCGAGGGGGCGCTCACCTTTGACCCCGCGGGCATTCCCGATGGGGTGCTGAGCCTGCGGGTCACCAATTGGACCAAACTGCTGGACGCGGGCGAACGTGCGGGCTTTCTGCCACCGTCGATGCGCGGGCAGGTCGACACCATGCTGCGGCTGTTGGAAGCGCGGGGCGGCACGCCGGGCGGATTGGACCTCGACCTGATCTTTACGGATGGTCAGATGATGCTGGCGGGGATCCCGCTTGGCCCCGCGCCGCGGTTGATCCAGCCCTAA
- a CDS encoding gamma-glutamylcyclotransferase — protein MTMWVFGYGSLLWNPGFEVAESVIATLPGYARSFCMRSIHHRGTVEQPGLVLALDESVRSACEGMAMRVAAGQEAQTLEYLRERELISSAYVEKNLTVHLTDGRDVEAVTYVIDAAHEQYCGGLPLEEQAQIIARAVGGRGPNTEYLINTAVHLSEVGLHDPALEWLHDRVKALTS, from the coding sequence ATGACAATGTGGGTATTTGGCTATGGCAGCCTCTTGTGGAACCCCGGTTTTGAGGTAGCGGAAAGCGTGATCGCGACGCTGCCGGGCTATGCCCGATCGTTCTGCATGCGCTCGATCCATCACCGGGGCACGGTCGAACAGCCGGGGCTGGTGCTGGCGCTTGACGAATCCGTCCGCTCGGCCTGCGAAGGGATGGCGATGCGGGTCGCCGCGGGGCAGGAGGCGCAGACGCTGGAGTACCTGCGCGAGCGTGAGCTGATCTCTTCGGCCTATGTCGAGAAAAACCTCACCGTGCATCTGACCGATGGCCGCGACGTGGAGGCGGTGACCTATGTGATCGACGCGGCGCATGAGCAATATTGCGGCGGGCTGCCCTTGGAAGAACAGGCGCAGATCATTGCCCGCGCCGTAGGCGGACGCGGACCAAATACCGAGTATTTGATCAACACCGCCGTGCATCTGTCCGAAGTGGGCTTGCATGACCCCGCGTTGGAGTGGTTGCATGATCGGGTGAAGGCGTTGACCTCATAA
- a CDS encoding biopolymer transporter ExbB, producing the protein MAQPDRKAKPQFSQPVRQISLMLIALGLTGAGVFLALPRVLPIFAANPWLNGVIIFVFIVGVLACFYQVMQLIGSVRWIEDFAAGNAEPDAKPPQLLAPLASLLRQRGARMQVSTTSTRSILDSVASRIDEVREITRYIVNMLIFLGLLGTFYGLATTVPAVVDTIRSLAPGEGEAGVDVFGRLMTGLEAQLGGMGVAFGSSLLGLAGSLVVGLLELFAGHGQNRFYQELEDWLSSITRVGLTSGDDVSDQNIMASVMDQMVEQMAEMQQMFTQSDVSRAMVDDKLGKLADAVDRMTTRMEHDTTTTSALERVADGQDRLIATLEGQVAGEGIDAESRMRLRSIDVQMLRILEEISAGRQETMAELRKDISLLAKALSGQRAPEARRMRASDIPGGGDQ; encoded by the coding sequence ATGGCACAGCCAGACCGCAAAGCAAAACCGCAGTTTTCACAACCGGTGCGTCAGATTTCTCTGATGCTGATCGCGCTCGGCCTCACAGGGGCCGGGGTCTTTCTGGCGCTGCCACGGGTGCTGCCGATCTTTGCCGCGAACCCATGGCTGAATGGGGTCATCATCTTTGTCTTCATCGTCGGTGTGCTCGCCTGTTTCTATCAAGTGATGCAGCTTATCGGCTCGGTCCGCTGGATCGAGGATTTCGCCGCTGGCAATGCCGAACCCGACGCCAAGCCGCCGCAATTGCTTGCACCTTTGGCGTCGCTTTTGCGCCAACGCGGCGCGCGGATGCAGGTCAGCACGACCTCCACCCGGTCGATCCTCGATTCCGTCGCCTCGCGCATTGACGAAGTGCGCGAGATCACGCGCTATATTGTCAACATGTTGATTTTCCTCGGCCTTCTGGGGACGTTCTACGGGCTGGCCACGACCGTTCCGGCGGTGGTCGACACGATCCGCTCCCTCGCCCCCGGTGAGGGGGAGGCGGGCGTCGATGTCTTTGGCCGCTTGATGACCGGTCTTGAGGCGCAGTTGGGCGGCATGGGCGTGGCCTTCGGCTCCTCGCTTCTAGGGCTTGCGGGCTCTCTCGTCGTGGGGCTGTTGGAGCTTTTCGCGGGCCACGGGCAGAACCGTTTCTATCAAGAGCTGGAAGATTGGCTGAGTTCCATCACGCGGGTCGGGCTGACCTCGGGCGACGATGTGAGCGACCAGAACATCATGGCCAGCGTGATGGACCAGATGGTCGAACAGATGGCCGAGATGCAGCAGATGTTCACCCAATCCGACGTCAGCCGCGCCATGGTCGACGACAAGCTGGGCAAGCTGGCCGATGCCGTGGACCGGATGACCACGCGGATGGAACATGACACCACCACCACCAGCGCGCTGGAGCGGGTGGCCGATGGGCAAGACCGGTTGATCGCCACGCTCGAAGGTCAGGTCGCGGGCGAAGGGATCGACGCGGAAAGCCGGATGCGCCTACGCTCCATCGACGTGCAGATGCTGCGTATTTTGGAAGAGATTTCTGCCGGGCGGCAGGAAACCATGGCCGAATTGCGCAAGGATATCTCCTTGCTGGCCAAGGCGCTCTCCGGGCAACGCGCCCCTGAGGCCCGCCGCATGCGGGCCAGCGATATCCCCGGTGGCGGGGACCAGTAA